One Oryza glaberrima chromosome 11, OglaRS2, whole genome shotgun sequence genomic region harbors:
- the LOC127755453 gene encoding probable polygalacturonase, with protein sequence MKRRLVVVALVLLSVVELVHGDGWRWAPGSRPHSVTITEFGAVGDGKTLNTLPFQNAVFYARSFTDKGGAQLYVPKGRWLTGSFNLTSHLTLFLEEEAVIIGTKDPSQWPIVEPLPSYGQGLDLPGPRHRSLINGYNLSDVVITGNNGVIDGQGSVWWDWLHSHELNHSRPHIVEFLHSEEVVISNLTFLNSPAWSIHPVYCSNVKVHNVTIKTSLDAPLTDGIVPDSCSNVCIEDSSISVGHDAISLKSGWDNYGISFGRPTSDIHISRVDLQASSGAALAIGSEMSGGISDIHVDHIRIGSSSKGISFRTTPGRGGYIAEVVVADVVMDSVHLAIEFTGNWSSHPDDHFDPSFLPVIDKITLKNMEGTNISVAGVLSGIEGDPFSAICLSNLNFSIADSAPSSAWTCSNVHGYSELVLPKPCSELHDTSTNSSICFSLSSYSALAVL encoded by the exons ATGAAGAGAAGACTG GTGGTCGTAGCATTGGTGTTGCTGTCCGTTGTTGAGTTGGTTCATGGCGATGGGTGGCGATGGGCGCCGGGGTCGCGGCCTCACAGCGTGACCATCACCGAGTTCGGCGCCGTCGGCGATGGCAAGACGCTCAACACCCTGCCCTTCCAGAACGCCGTCTTCTACGCTCGGTCCTTCACCGACAAGGGCGGCGCGCAGCTGTACGTGCCCAAGGGACGGTGGCTCACTGGCAGCTTCAACCTCACCAGCCACCTCACCCTCTTCCTCGAGGAAGAGGCCGTCATCATCGGCACAAAG GATCCATCACAGTGGCCGATTGTGGAACCTTTGCCATCTTATGGGCAAGGATTAGATCTTCCAGGTCCTAGACACCGCAGTTTAATAAATGGATATAATTTAAGTGATGTTGTCATTACTG GGAATAATGGAGTTATTGATGGTCAGGGCTCGGTATGGTGGGATTGGCTTCACTCCCATGAGCTTAACCATAGCCGACCTCATATTGTGGAGTTTCTGCATTCTGAAGAAGTTGTAATCTCAAACTTAACATTTTTAAATTCTCCAGCCTGGAGCATACATCCAGTGTATTGCAG cAATGTAAAGGTCCACAATGTCACAATCAAGACCTCATTGGATGCTCCACTCACTGATGGCATAGTTCCAG ATTCATGTTCCAACGTGTGCATTGAGGATAGCAGCATTAGTGTTGGTCATGATGCCATATCACTCAAAAGCGGGTGGGACAATTACGGAATTTCTTTTGGAAGGCCAACCTCAGACATTCACATCAGTAGGGTTGATCTGCAAGCATCGTCTGGAGCTGCTCTTGCAATTGGTAGTGAAATGTCTGGTGGAATTTCAGATATTCATGTTGATCACATTCGAATCGGCAGTTCCAGTAAAGGCATCTCCTTCAGGACTACTCCGGGACGTGGAGGTTACATAGCGGAAGTTGTCGTCGCAGATGTAGTAATGGATAGTGTCCATCTCGCCATTGAGTTTACCGGTAACTGGTCAAGCCACCCAGATGACCATTTTGATCCATCTTTTCTTCCGGTGATAGATAAAATCACCCTTAAGAATATGGAGGGGACAAACATCTCTGTTGCTGGAGTTCTATCAGGAATCGAGGGTGATCCATTTAGTGCTATATGCCTTTCTAATCTCAATTTCTCTATAGCCGATTCGGCTCCTTCCAGTGCCTGGACTTGTTCAAATGTGCATGGATATTCTGAATTAGTACTCCCCAAGCCTTGTTCAGAACTCCATGACACCTCTACAAACTCCTCCATCTGTTTCTCCCTCTCTAGTTACAGTGCCCTCGCAGTACTGTAA
- the LOC127755135 gene encoding agamous-like MADS-box protein AGL65 isoform X2, producing MGRVKLKIKKLENSSGRHVTYSKRRSGILKKAKELSILCDIPLILLMFSPNDKPTICVGDHSIEDVITKYAQQTPQERAKRKLESLEALKKTFKKLDHDVNIQDFLGSGGQTVEELSSHLGALQCQMADVEKRLSYWSDPEKVENIDHIRAMEQSLKESLNRIRIHKENFAKQHLMSLQCAAAQFQNDMQLPLGLTGDPNTSSWFHGGGGAEAQQPMMLPEDPSLLHQRDIGCSASTSLQSYPGYFSMGKQSTDNAGGGEQHHHAAVQQQPEFSQADCLTSLQLGVQFPYPSAFDNAGLLSDRLFDNAAAAAAAMDFGGHYDLPRPGDEASFQNWASAACGATMYDHQQQQQPAQLPAAATVEAPSFNHPSPHRQLMI from the exons ATGGGAAGGGTCAAGCTCAAGATAAAGAAGCTGGAGAACAGCAGCGGCCGACATGTCACGTACTCGAAACGGAGGTCCGGGATCCTCAAGAAAGCCAAGGAGCTCTCCATTTTGTGCGACATCCCTCTCATCCTGCTGATGTTTTCACCCAACGACAAGCCCACGATTTGCGTTGGCGATCACAG CATAGAGGATGTCATAACAAAGTATGCACAGCAAACTCCTCAGGAAAGGGCTAAAAG GAAGTTGGAGAGCTTAGAA GCCCTAAAGAAGACATTCAAGAAACTAGATCATGATGTCAATATTCAGGACTTTTTAGGCTCAGG GGGTCAGACTGTTGAG GAATTATCGAGCCATCTTGGTGCTTTGCAATGTCAAATGGCAGATGTCGAAAAGCGCCTCAG TTATTGGAGCGATCCCGAGAAGGTTGAGAATATTGACCATATAAGAGCGATGGAGCAATCTCTCAAAGAATCTCTGAATCGCATCCGGATTCATAAG GAGAACTTTGCAAAGCAGCATCTGATGAGCCTACAGTGTGCAGCTGCTCAG TTCCAGAACGACATGCAGCTCCCACTAGGACTAACAGGTGACCCGAACACTTCATCGTGgttccatggcggcggcggcgcagaggcgCAGCAGCCAATGATGCTACCTGAAGACCCCAGCTTGCTCCATCAGAG AGACATCGGGTGCTCAGCGAGCACGTCGTTGCAGAGCTACCCGGGCTACTTCAGCATGGGCAAGCAGTCCACCgacaacgccggcggcggcgagcagcaccACCACGCGGcggtgcagcagcagccggagTTCAGCCAGGCCGACTGCCTGACGTCGCTGCAGCTCGGCGTGCAGTTCCCGTACCCGTCGGCGTTCGACAACGCCGGGCTGCTTAGCGACCGGCTGTTCgacaacgcggcggcggcggcggcggcgatggacttCGGCGGCCACTACGACCTGCCGAGGCCCGGCGACGAGGCCAGCTTCCAGAACTGGGCGTCGGCGGCCTGCGGCGCCACCATGTAtgatcatcagcagcagcagcagcctgccCAA CTCCCTGCAGCAGCAACTGTAGAAGCACCTTCATTCAATCATCCCTCACCACACCGGCAGCTCATGATTTGA
- the LOC127755135 gene encoding agamous-like MADS-box protein AGL65 isoform X1 translates to MGRVKLKIKKLENSSGRHVTYSKRRSGILKKAKELSILCDIPLILLMFSPNDKPTICVGDHSSIEDVITKYAQQTPQERAKRKLESLEALKKTFKKLDHDVNIQDFLGSGGQTVEELSSHLGALQCQMADVEKRLSYWSDPEKVENIDHIRAMEQSLKESLNRIRIHKENFAKQHLMSLQCAAAQFQNDMQLPLGLTGDPNTSSWFHGGGGAEAQQPMMLPEDPSLLHQRDIGCSASTSLQSYPGYFSMGKQSTDNAGGGEQHHHAAVQQQPEFSQADCLTSLQLGVQFPYPSAFDNAGLLSDRLFDNAAAAAAAMDFGGHYDLPRPGDEASFQNWASAACGATMYDHQQQQQPAQLPAAATVEAPSFNHPSPHRQLMI, encoded by the exons ATGGGAAGGGTCAAGCTCAAGATAAAGAAGCTGGAGAACAGCAGCGGCCGACATGTCACGTACTCGAAACGGAGGTCCGGGATCCTCAAGAAAGCCAAGGAGCTCTCCATTTTGTGCGACATCCCTCTCATCCTGCTGATGTTTTCACCCAACGACAAGCCCACGATTTGCGTTGGCGATCACAG CAGCATAGAGGATGTCATAACAAAGTATGCACAGCAAACTCCTCAGGAAAGGGCTAAAAG GAAGTTGGAGAGCTTAGAA GCCCTAAAGAAGACATTCAAGAAACTAGATCATGATGTCAATATTCAGGACTTTTTAGGCTCAGG GGGTCAGACTGTTGAG GAATTATCGAGCCATCTTGGTGCTTTGCAATGTCAAATGGCAGATGTCGAAAAGCGCCTCAG TTATTGGAGCGATCCCGAGAAGGTTGAGAATATTGACCATATAAGAGCGATGGAGCAATCTCTCAAAGAATCTCTGAATCGCATCCGGATTCATAAG GAGAACTTTGCAAAGCAGCATCTGATGAGCCTACAGTGTGCAGCTGCTCAG TTCCAGAACGACATGCAGCTCCCACTAGGACTAACAGGTGACCCGAACACTTCATCGTGgttccatggcggcggcggcgcagaggcgCAGCAGCCAATGATGCTACCTGAAGACCCCAGCTTGCTCCATCAGAG AGACATCGGGTGCTCAGCGAGCACGTCGTTGCAGAGCTACCCGGGCTACTTCAGCATGGGCAAGCAGTCCACCgacaacgccggcggcggcgagcagcaccACCACGCGGcggtgcagcagcagccggagTTCAGCCAGGCCGACTGCCTGACGTCGCTGCAGCTCGGCGTGCAGTTCCCGTACCCGTCGGCGTTCGACAACGCCGGGCTGCTTAGCGACCGGCTGTTCgacaacgcggcggcggcggcggcggcgatggacttCGGCGGCCACTACGACCTGCCGAGGCCCGGCGACGAGGCCAGCTTCCAGAACTGGGCGTCGGCGGCCTGCGGCGCCACCATGTAtgatcatcagcagcagcagcagcctgccCAA CTCCCTGCAGCAGCAACTGTAGAAGCACCTTCATTCAATCATCCCTCACCACACCGGCAGCTCATGATTTGA
- the LOC127754190 gene encoding uncharacterized protein LOC127754190, with protein sequence MGANGVASAAAAAAAVLVYVALSSSGGGGEAARLRRPEEEDEEESKKRWPERAPASWREAAAVAARTVGFTYRETLGRWPLGDIAFGIRHYMRIQGNLQHEYTGRSCVPLEGPVTRQELIGILRYLRLCMFFAKKPYEVFLEFGGYGQSDILIRKSKARVMKPSFTIVRDKNTKSFILFIRGATSVKDRLTAATAAEVPFHHVVLKEGRVSNVVVGHVHCGMVAAARWIADQAIPCLSRAVEQFPDYRIKIIGHSMGAGIAAILTYMLRENKKLSSSSCIAFGPAACMTWDLAESGKEFVTTVVNRNDLVPSFGKVSAANLHTEVIGSSWAHDLLEQIQQTRILGFVNRSVTFMQSQFPFISNPRSKVADVDLMLSGTSEAETILSVDARAAIKKHSTLSFWSSAPSNRKTLESSLMNPTQSIAALMSTYVGTDKDTEEHKNQNSDTKELYRQDKEADAEKNLERFLEALRSSPSASQEPLQFYPPGRIMHMVVLPSPKEPSSIDQCSQDECVALYETPRSMYSKIRLARSMIRDHYMPRYIETMEMLIDKFEEEDSHT encoded by the exons ATGGGTGCCAACGGggtggcatcggcggcggcggcggccgcggcggtgctaGTGTACGtcgcgctctcctcctccggcggcggcggggaggcggcgaggctgcggaggccggaggaggaagatgaagaggaaTCCAAGAAGCGGTGGCCGGAGAGGGCGCCGGCGAgctggagggaggcggcggcggtggcggcgaggacggtggGGTTCACGTACCGGGAGACGCTGGGGAGGTGGCCACTCGGGGACATCGCGTTCGGGATCAGGCACTACATGCGAATCCAG GGCAATCTGCAGCACGAGTACACTGGTCGCAGTTGTGTGCCCCTAGAAGGCCCTGTAACAAGGCAGGAGCTGATTGGAATTCTTAGATATCTGAGACTCTGCATGTTTTTCGCGAAGAAGCCATACGAAGTGTTCCTGGAATTTGGTGGATATGGCCAGAGTGATATCCTCATAAGGAAATCAAAGGCAAGG GTTATGAAGCCCTCATTCACAATTGTCCGCGATAAAAATACTAAATCCTTCATCCTTTTCATTCGGGGCGCTACAAGTGTTAAGGATCGCCTGACGGCAGCGACTGCTGCAGAGGTTCCATTTCATCATGTGGTGTTAAAAGAAGGCCGTGTTTCTAATGTAGTTGTTGGCCATGTACATTGCGGAATGGTTGCAGCAGCTAGGTGGATTGCAGATCAGGCCATTCCCTGTCTCAGCAGAGCAGTTGAGCAATTTCCAGACTACAGAATTAAG ATCATTGGGCATTCAATGGGTGCCGGTATTGCAGCAATCTTAACATATATGCTACGTGAGAACAAGAAATTGTCATCATCCTCATGTATTGCCTTTGGACCAG CTGCTTGCATGACCTGGGATTTGGCTGAGTCAGGCAAAGAGTTTGTGACCACTGTTGTCAACAGAAATGACCTGGTTCCATCATTTGGTAAAGTGTCAGCTGCCAACCTTCACACCGAG GTAATAGGGTCATCTTGGGCACATGATCTCCTGGAGCAAATTCAACAGACAAGGATCTTGGGTTTTGTTAACCGTTCTGTGACCTTCATGCAATCCCAGTTCCCTTTCATATCCAATCCAAGGTCTAAAGTTGCAGATGTTGATCTGATGCTATCTGGCACATCCGAG GCTGAGACGATACTTTCAGTAGATGCGCGCGCCGCAATCAAGAAACATTCTACATTATCCTTCTGGTCAAGTGCTCCTTCAAACAGGAAAACTCTCGAGTCATCTTTGATGAACCCAACACAGAGCATTGCAGCACTGATGTCCACCTATGTTGGAACTGACAAAGACACTGAAGAACACAAGAATCAGAATTCAGACACCAAAGAACTCTACAGGCAAGACAAAGAAGCAGATGCAGAGAAGAATTTGGAGCGGTTTTTAGAAGCGTTGCGATCATCGCCAAGCGCCTCGCAGGAGCCTCTCCAGTTCTACCCTCCTGGAAGAATCATGCACATGGTTGTGCTGCCATCTCCAAAAGAGCCTAGCAGCATTGATCAATGCAGTCAGGATGAGTGTGTTGCCCTCTATGAGACTCCTCGCAGCATGTATAGTAAGATTCGGCTTGCGAGATCTATGATAAGAGATCATTACATGCCTAGGTACATTGAGACAATGGAGATGCTGATCGATAAGTTTGAAGAAGAAGACAGTCATACATGA